TCGTCATCAAATCCATAAACGTCCTGCTTGAACTTTAGCACCAGGTAAGCTGCGTAAAATCTCTTTGGGGATAACAATTGCGTTTCGAGCTTCCCGCGGATTTCCAGCCAACATGACCATTTCAGTTCGGCCACCTCAGCAAACCTGGAGCCAGGGTAAAATCGCCAATACCAGTGGTTAGGATCGTCTCCCCAAGCAATATCAAGCTCCTTCGCTCCAATCATGATACATTTCTTTCCACCGGATTTTTCCAACTGAAAGCTCTTAAAACCACCATCGATGAGAAGTGGGGCATTGCATAGTCGATAATATAACTCTTTCTTAGATGGTGCGGCAGCTGACGGAAAAGGATAAAATGATCTGGAAATGATGTCTTGATAATCGGCCGGCAGAAATTTCTCCCAGATAACATCTGAATCAGCTGCAGATTTGATAAGACTTGAAAGTAGATTAGACCTGCACACATCTGCCGGTGTTGTTAGAGATAGGATGTCAGATATACATCCTTCCGGTAGTCTCTCGAGATTGTTGATCTCTTCTGATTTTTCCTCCATTTCTTCTATCTTTGCTCTTCCCATTGTTGACTTTGCTTTGGGTTCTTTGTTATCTAGATTGTTTCTTTCTGGCATATATACAGATATAGATAGACAAGTCTACAAGAAGACGTGCACGTATCAAACTGTAACATATATCTTTTGCCACTAAACGCATATCACATTTGCTGATTATTATATGTTATCATCATATTATTATTAGGAGTTGTAAACATGTTTGCCACATGGTTGGCCAGCTCAGAAAATACATATTTTAAGAGAGGACTGGTGTGCTCCTACCTACTactaaaaaaaacgaaaaaaaaaaaacaaaatagctGAATtgtttttcctatttccaattttCCATAGTCCTCATTCCTCGACCTTGCTGGGCTACCATGACAAGATTTTTTCCTAATGCACCTTAACCCAGcttgttgtttctgttgtttaATCCCCCTAAATCAATACTATAATCATTTGATCAATGTACTGTTCAACCTATCATCTCATCTTCACCGGGTGTCATCTTATCCACCTGAATTTTTAATATATATAATCattaacttaactaattaattatctaACTAGTGCTTAAATGTCGATTATTATGGAGACACTAGTAAAAAGGACATGACATTATCCTCTTCAAAACAATCATCGTCCTGAGGATAAAACTCTGGAAAGTGAGCTGCTATGTTAGACCAGTCCTCTCTCAGGTGTAGTGTTTCGCAAAATGATAATCGAGCATTGGAGCTTAGCCAAGGAAGAGAAACTAGGATTAGTCTAACTTCCAAATAAATTCTTCTTAATAAAAGTCTGCAAAATTTGCAACAGTAGACATGGTTGGTAGTACTTTTTTTCATATAAAATTACAAATATCGGAATTATAGTGGTTAATTTCACAGTATTTACGCGTCCACCTTGGGTCTAAGTTCTATTCGCTGGACAATAAGGCCAGTCTTGGAAACTAACATATCATTCTCAAGCAAAATCATACGCACCTCTCCGCCCTCGTTGTCTTCTAACTCTTCGTTAAGAAAATGACCTATCTCAACCTCCATCCATCCATCTCTTCTCTCCCGTGCAAAATATTGACCCTGGTCACCGTTGGGACTCAAGTAGATATGTCTCTCCTGGCTACACATACTATTGCTACCAGCAGCTCTTCCAACGAGTTCGACTTTGGCTTTTACAGGTTGATCAAATCCATAAACTACATCTTTGAACTTTAGCACAAGGTAAGCTACATAGACGGTCTTTGGTGATAGCAATTGGATTTCGAGCTTCCCGTGGATTTGAAACCACCATGTCTTATGCAGTTCGGCCACCTCAGCAAACCTGGAGCCCTAGTAACCTCGCCAATAATCCCAGTATCGAGGAACGTCTTCCCAAGCAATTCCAAGCTCCTTTGCTCCAAGCATGATACATTTCTTTCCACTAGATGTTTCCAACTGAAAGCTCTTAGAACCACCATCAATGAGAAGTGGGTAACCGCATAGTCGATAATATAACTCTTTCTTAGATGGGGCAGCCAGCAGCTGGCGGAAAAGGATGTAATGCTCTAGAAATAATCTCTTGATAATCGGCCGGTAGAAATTTCTCCCAGAGAGCATCTGAATCAGCAGCTGATTTAAAAAGAGTTGAAACAAGACTAGAACTACACACGTCTGCAGGTGTTGTCAGAGATAGGATGTCAGATATACATTCTTCTGGTAGTCTTTCGAGATTGTTTATATTTGCCTCTTCTTTCTCTGCTCTTTCCATTGTTGACTCTTTACCTTCAATTTTAATATCTAGATAGTTTCTGCAAAAGGGGAAAAAAAGGAAGAGAAATTTAACATCACTTCCCCACATTAAAACAGTTGTAATTGTCAAACAAATTCAGTAACGTTAGGAGTATTTTGTTAAGTTTCATAGCATTATCCCCCCCATCATGTCCTAACACCAACAAAACAAGTTTGCAACCTATCATATGCCAAGTTTGTCTGGCTATTCAAAGGGGTTTCGATTGTTCATGATACATGGAGATTGAAActacaaaaagaaaatctaagaATAAAAGAGTGGTGTGGTTATTCCAAGACTAATAAAGCAAACACTAGAGATTAAAGGGAGTAGAAACTACCGACCACCATTTTGAGGAAGAAGATCCAAAAGCGAATACAGATTGGTATTCTTTCTGGCACAAGTCTATTGTTTTGTAACCGAGGAGGGTTCctatttatatcaacaattctaCGCTGACGCCACGCCACCAAAAACGACTCCCCTAATTGGGTGTAGTGGTTCCTACCTGCACAACTATGGGAGTTACAGTGACGTGGACACGTAGACGCGACACGGGACTCGGCAAATCTCGAGAGCAATGCGTGCCTTTTTTGGCGGTCATGTTTCGATCCTAAATTTATATGCTAACAGTGTAGATGCTTTAAAGTGTTTCCACTGACAAATGCTAAGTTGCTGTTTATATTCTTTCATCTAATAGGAAAAAGGCTGCCATGTCCATGCAGGGAGCTCATCTTATTGGAGTAATGGACGTGAGAGTTTGTTCAGGGACTGAGTTCAGGCTCCTTGAATTCCATTTAAAGCTCGGATATATATGGACCTAATTAACTTCACTTCTATCATGCGTATCTTGTTTGTATTAAACATACAATTTATACTTCAGTTCGCAAAACGTCAAAAAGTTTTAGTAAGAAAACTTCTAGAGAAAACATTTCCTAATAATAAATGAGTATAAGGTAAAATAGCTGGCTCTCCATCTGTCTCTCTTTACTGGTGGTGATACTGCATAACAGCACAAAGAGGATACATGTCAAAAGTAGTGGTATACTGGCCACAATGTAGCATATTCTCATGCATCAGCTGATGTGCACAGGATGTAAGTCACCCTGGTTGCCCGTGAATCTTCAGCTGAGTTTTTATTCACTCAATTTCTTTATCCTTTTCTTATGAACTGATTATGCCTGTCTTGGACTTCCGTACGTGAACTCTGTATAAGAATCACTTGACTGTAAGACCCTGGTAGTGGCTTAATATTTCTCAGAACTTGTTAGGTCCTGATTGGTATCCTGCAACAAAAATCCGCAGCCTAACAAAATTTGCAGCTGCCATCACTAACAAAATTCACTCGCTAGACATAGTACATAGATCATAAACCACTGCCAATTGTTACGTAACAAACCATTTTTCAAGACATTTTAATTTTACAATAAAAATTCCACAATATGATATTTTTCTTTCAATCCAGGTATAGATAGGATGGGATTATAATGGTTAGTTTTACAGTAGGATTTGTGTGTCCACCTTGGGTCTAACTTCTATCCCTTGGACAATAAGGCCGCACCTGGCAATTAAGCCCTCAGTCTCAAGCACAGACATATGCACCTGCCCATCCTCGTTGTCTTCTAGTCCTTCGTAATAGAAATAACCCATCTCAACCTCCATCCAGCCATCTCCTCTCTCCTGTGCAAAGTGTTGACCCCCGCCACCGTCTAGAATCAAGTAGAGATGTCTCTCCTCGCTACACATACTACTGCTACTATCAGCTCTTCCAACGACTTTGACTCTGGCCTTTACAGGTAAGCTGCATACAAGGTCTTTGGTGATAACAATCTGGCATCAAGCTTCCCACAGATTTCAAACCGGGATACACGCTGAAGTACAACCACCGTAGGAAACCTGGAGCCAGGGTGAGCTAGCCAATGCCAAGAAGGATTGTCAACCTCCTTTGCTCCGATCATGATACATTTCTTTCCACTAGATTTTTCCAACTGAAAGCTCTTAAAACCATCATCAATGAGAAGCGGCTCATCGCATAGCCGATAATATAAGTCTTTCTTAGGTACTGCAGCTGATGAAAAAGGATGTAATGCTCTAGAAATAATCTCTTGATAATCGGCCGGTAGAAATTTCTCCCAGAGAGCATCTGAATCAGCAGCAGATTTAAAAAGAGTTGAGACTAGACTAGACCTGCACACATCTGCAGGTGTTGTCAGAGATAGGATGTCAGATATACATCCTTCTGGTAATCTTTCCAGATTGTTTATATCTGCCTCTTCTTTCTCTGCTCTTTCCATTGATGGCTTTACCTTCAATTCTATCTAGAGTGTTTCtgctaaaagacaaaaaaaaaaaaaaaccaagagaAATTTAGCATCGCCACCCTATATGATAACATTGGTACTTGTCAGCTAAGATTAGAACATTGGTACCTCAACTCATGTCACAATTTTGCTACCATGATCATATACCAAGTTTGGCTATTCTAAGGGCTTTCAATTTCATACTACTCATCAGCATGGACATGAAAAGTAAGGCTAGTACAAGATTTGAGCAAAACACAAGAAATCAAAGGGAGTAGAAATTACCAACCGCCAATTTCCAGGGAAGAAGAACGTCCGCAAAACCTAGTCGAACACAAACTATTTGTTTTCTAACCTAGGAGGACTAGCATATATTACACGTGCATTATTAATTATTGTCATATcatagggttttttttttgtttgcgcCGCCGAAATATAACCAAACAAGGGCAGGGCAGGCCCGTGCAAATGCACGGGCTAGGGTCATAATATTGCGATTCTTTTTTGCACGATTCTTTTTTGtgattttcttctttctctttctattaCTTCTTACAGGTCCTTCAATGGTATAAGACCTTCAATTGCCTCACAAAATCTTCTCTAAACCACCATTTCTTGTCACCggagaaattttccctaatagagAAAAATGAAAACCCCAGGAAATTCCCAGTTCGGATTATGAAATGGGATTATGAATTCAAAACCCCTAAATTTTTCTCTGTATTTTTTCTCCTCTAATTTGTTTCATGGATTTGAAAGGCGTCAACATTCGTTGTGAATTTGCGGTGTTAAAGGTTAGAAATCTGAAACTGTTCCCAATTTTCAATTGGGTTTCGAGTGAAACCCTAGAACTAATTATTGGTTTCATGTTTACTGTATACCTAAATTATTTGATCTGTGCTGGTCTTGTAGTTATTTCATCGCATCCACGATCAATAAAACAATCTTTGTGCTAATAATTATTACTATCATCCGTTAGATAGGTACCAACATTTGGATACTATTACATAGAAAAATTAACCTCAACATCTGCTAATAATCGATATTAAATATTCGCCAAGAGGCTTGTGAGGCACTTATGCAGCGACAGTCTAAGTATTTCTTCACTTAATCTACCTTAGATAATATGAATTCTCGTAGCTTTGTCTGAACAATTTTCCCAACTGGAACTGTTGTACCCTTCTTAGTAATATCCCTGATGGGATTATAATCGTGCTTCTCCATGATACCGACACCACAGATGATACTTGCAATATAGAACACCCACCTTGGTTCaaagtattttgaataaattttGTTTGGTTTATTCTGGATATTTATAATATAGACTCTTGTTTTGAAAAGATGTGACTGTTGGTATTGATTTTACTTACAGTTAGTAgttttcatttcttttcaaaaGAGGTGACTCTTGATAGATTGTTGTAGGTTGAATATGATGTCCAAAGGTTTTGAAAAGATGTGACTGTGCATTAACAGTCCTGTACTACTAACATTAACAGTTAGGGCCAGTTTGACAATGCAATTACTTTACAAAGAACTTTATTGATCTTGTAAAATCTCACCTGCGAAGGTGAATTGGACTATTTAACATACCTTAATAGGGACTGTTTTGTGCATGAAGCAGAATTGTCGGAATATGTCGGGGACTTTTGAGTGTACAATCGAAAGAAACTTTTTTCTTAGTCCAAAAGGTCGTGACCGTGCATTaaagttttgattttggtttCTATCTGATCTCTTTTGTGTAATTTTGGTTCCTGTTTGATATATCTTATTTTGTTCCATGCGGCACTAATTCTTTCCGGACATAGTTAATTCTAATTGGATTCTCAAGTACACTTGATTAAACTTTGAATACCGGTAAATCGAGCAACACTCACTTAAAGTAATGAAAAACAAATTTATTTATGATACTGTAATAATATAAGTCTGAACATCAACTTGAAAGTAGTATTCAACGAAATTAACTAATTAACAAACCATAGTATTTCTGATCAAAacccaaaaaacaaacaaaccataGTATAATAATTCATAGTAACAACGATATGctgaaagaagaaaccaaagctaACATGTTGAGTGTTGCTGTATTATCATTAATTCCTTTGCATCTAACTATTAATCACGCAAAATGAGACGTCTTTTTCGGGAACTTCTTTTTGGTGATTGTGTTTCCTTTTTGATTTTCTTATCAGTTCCATTTAGTACCAATTTTCTCTTTGGGGGGATTCCATCTGGGCCAACGTTCGGTTCGGTTGGTACTTGTACAACGGTTTCATCCAAGACGACAACCTCCTAACAAATATAACAGTAAGATTTATTTCTAATTACTTGAAAAAAAACTTGAGATTTATACCCACTTAATTTTTTTTAACTGATTGATGTATGTGTATACCTCTGTACTCTGAAAGTAAATTTTGTTGACTGTCAGATTGTTGTTGTCTCCCATGAAATCACGCCATTTCAATTTTATCTCAAAAACAGATTGAATTCCAATCAGATTCTTAAATACCGTTGACaccttttcttctccttcttcctgCAAACAGCGAATGTGTTATCTTCATAGTTTTATGAATTTAAAGTCTACAAATTGTCCAGTTACATAAAATAATCTGAATAATATAAATTATTAgtcttttatttttgttaatttgTTTACCTGTTGTATTTTGCACAGTACGGAAACATGGTATTTGATTAGTGATTGGGCCACTTCGTCAAATACTACAACTTGTAACAAATCCGTATGGTCTTGTATGTTTAGTTTTATTTTGTACCTGCAGTTGAATCATGATCAACTTTGAATTTTATGTTCCATTCCAACTCATTGAAAGCCTGAATTTTTGACGCATCTTACCTTATTACTggctttgggaatttttttttacaCTTCTTGCACGAATACTCATCATCGATCTTTGAGACACTCGATTTGCATTTTGGGCAGGAATCGTATTGCCAACCATCATCCAGTAACACATCAATGATTGTTGCTGTGACATAGTAGAAATTTCCCTACATAATAACATAGTATACATGAATAATGCTTACTTATGTACCGAAGCATGAATGGAAATATGTTTAGcgaaattcaatttttaccttATTCTCTGGATCTTCTAATTCTTTGTAAATCTCCTTAACAGTTTTTTTATTCTGTAGAATATCTTGTTGAATAGAAGCCGCATCTTTCGTTTTTGTTTCAAACAGTTCAATGTCCGAATTGTTCAAATGCGCAGCGCTGGTTGGTGGTGGACAACAACAATCAGTGTTGAATAGTATTTAAAAACAAAAGTTCCCTAAGTACATGAATATGATTTATATTCATTAGATTAGATAGATACCTTTTCCGAATTATTTTCACTTCTGGTATTTccaaatttatatatatttttgttccaTTTGTTGATGCTAATTCAAGATTACCTGCATTTTATAATTGTCATCATTATCATGAAAGTGTATTGCACTTAATTAATTTATTAATAATAAACGACTAAATGATTTTCTGAAAATTTCATTAGATACCCATGAAGGATTTAACTTTGGCGCAAGCGATAACCAACACTACCAATTGTGAAGACATTGCTACGACATCATCAGGTACATCTTCTGTCATGTCTCCCCACAAAGTCATTTGAAGATCTTGTCCACTATAGTCAGAAATAAGAATAGTTATTGCATTTTCATAAAAAAACACTTAGTCTCTTTATTATATTTAATTGAATGTCATCCTCTATTACCTTTTGGTTTTTAACTTTAAATCTTTTTTTGTTGTATGAGTACCATCTTATCTGGTGATTTCCTTAGACTTAGTGAGTCCTGTCAATATTACAACTACATCTACAACAAATTGGGTTATATAAATATCTGTTAAACAAAAGAGTCAATCTAAAAATGGTATTTGGAAAAAGCCATAATACCTGTTAAGTATGTGTTGTTTCCATCTCGGGCTTGTAGCTCTTCAAATTCTACGAATGAAAACTTATGTCTTGGAATACACTTGTTTTCTGGCAACTCTCTAATTGTAGTCTTAAGATGAAATAGAATAGCATCCTTCCGTTTGATTGGCTGAAATTCTGTCTTACCGTCGACCACACTGAAGTTTTGTGTTTCATAGATTTTTCCTTCTTCTAATTGGTCTGAGAAGATTGTCATATATTTCCTAGGCACAATTGCATGCATTGCTTCTCCCTGAAAAGTGTGTACGGTTGTTAGCAGCTTCCGTTATAAAAATTTATACACAAATAGAAATATAAATTCAACTAAATAAGTATCATTCTTACATCTTTGTCGACTAAAATTATGCTTAAGTTTATAACTTCTGCACTCGGTATTTTGGTTTCAGTCCAGAGCCTTGCAATTCTTACCCTTATTTTCCCACAAAAGGTATTTTTGTTTAATTGCTTCAGTGATGTCTCCATTATATATCTGTTTTTGTCTCTAGGAAAaatgtttattgtcaaagaaaccgTTTGAATTGATGTGATAGGCTGTTAGGAAATCATTTAAATATATGTTGTTTGAGTCCCTCCAGTGAGAGACGTGTCTGTTCCAATCAGTTTCGTTTCTATTGTGACCGGTTATGTATCTTTTCGTATAACGATGTGTCTTTTAAAATTATAATGACTTTttcgatttttctttttcctttcctttgactttttttttgataaaataaatatCTCCACGTATTCAGGATTTTTTTGGGGGTTTTAAATCTTAACAGCTCACATTTTCCGCCCAccttttttaggaaaaaaagtaACAACTTTTTTAACTTCTGATTAGGATAAAAGCTAACCACTTTTTTAACTTCCGAGAAAAAAATTAACCACTTTTTAAACATATGATTAAGTAAAAAAAGTTTAATTatctttagattttattttaatacGCGCCCaacttgaatcatatttcaaatCGCTCCGATATGGGTGTGTGACTAGCTTGGAAAATGAGAGTTTTTATGTAAATAACTCTGTCGGAGTTACAGAATGTGGATGATGATTGCATATCGTGGAACCTTGATtatatattgatccattaagcaCATGTTCCTAATTTAATATAATTCAAATAATTGAACACCAATGTGACAAAATAATTTAATAATCGATATAACTTTGTAATATAGGTCATGATCAAACAGAGGTATGTTACAACAAATAATACTTTCAGTTGCAAATACATTGTCATTTGATTGATATGCTAAGGCAAATTATTAAATGCTTCTTGGTAAAGAATATTTTGTGTGTAACCCTCTTGTTCACCTTCCTTGTTGACAATCAGAAATTTGAAACCTTCGCGAGAAGTTGTTCTAGAGACAGCAACGTATAACTGGCCATGAGAGAATACAGGCATGGGCAAATAAACACCCACATACTCTAAAGTCTGACCCTGACTTTTGTTGATTGTCATGGCAAAACAAACCTTGATAGGGAATTGTTTCCTTCTTAGTTTGAATGGACACTTAGTGTCAGTTGTCTCCATTATTATTCTATGGATTAATACGTTCTTGCCAATGTTGTTTCCAGTAATAATTTTATCTTCTATAACCCATGCTGCCAATTTAGTGACTATAAGCCTTGTGCCGTTACAAAGCCCCATATTTTGGTTATAATTTCTTAGAAGCATGATGGAAACACTAACCCGCAACTCCAATTCATGATTTGGGAATCCAGAAATCTTTAGTGAATTCGACAATTCAACTGGGAATAGAATATCTTGATTCTCTATTGCTTCCGATGTAGGACTGATGGAATCAGCACTAAAGTATGTTCTTGTTTCAGACTGTATCGTTGAAACGATGTAAGAATTTACTTCGTCAACAAATTCGTTATTCGGAGCAAGGATACATATGGATTTAAGGTAATTCATATCTTCTAAGCTTTGTTGCATATTAGGGAAAGTGTTGTTCACAATTTGTTGAATAGGATCATGGAGTGATGGTATCAAAAGGTCCTCCGGTAGTTTAATCCATGTTGGTTCTTCTCCCTCTTTCATAGATGTTGTTGGTAGTTTACCATCACCAAGATCAAGTACCCATTTACCAAATTATTTTATCTTTTGAAGCTC
This is a stretch of genomic DNA from Papaver somniferum cultivar HN1 chromosome 1, ASM357369v1, whole genome shotgun sequence. It encodes these proteins:
- the LOC113315981 gene encoding putative F-box protein PP2-B12, encoding MPERNNLDNKEPKAKSTMGRAKIEEMEEKSEEINNLERLPEGCISDILSLTTPADVCRSNLLSSLIKSAADSDVIWEKFLPADYQDIISRSFYPFPSAAAPSKKELYYRLCNAPLLIDGGFKSFQLEKSGGKKCIMIGAKELDIAWGDDPNHWYWRFYPGSRFAEVAELKWSCWLEIRGKLETQLLSPKRFYAAYLVLKFKQDVYGFDDEPIKAKVEVVGRAGGNNGEERCIYLSPNGGKGQYVARKRGDGWMEVELGHFYNEELEDDEEVHISVLETESLGAKYGIIVQGMELRPKADTHQYCKTTVIHGKALYCK
- the LOC113360230 gene encoding F-box protein PP2-B10-like, whose amino-acid sequence is MERAEKEEADINNLERLPEGCISDILSLTTPADVCRSSLVSTLFKSAADSDALWEKFLPADYQEIISRALHPFSSAAVPKKDLYYRLCDEPLLIDDGFKSFQLEKSSGKKCIMIGAKEVDNPSWHWLAHPGSRFPTVVVLQRVSRFEICGKLDARLLSPKTLYAAYLEERHLYLILDGGGGQHFAQERGDGWMEVEMGYFYYEGLEDNEDGQVHMSVLETEGLIARCGLIVQGIEVRPKVDTQILL